In Numida meleagris isolate 19003 breed g44 Domestic line chromosome 18, NumMel1.0, whole genome shotgun sequence, one DNA window encodes the following:
- the VEZF1 gene encoding vascular endothelial zinc finger 1 isoform X1, producing the protein MSYPVRNQTYVTSSGRRFAGLRSNICFPVVCKCSHRVRGSGPPWNLSVTVWFQAHEASHHQQQAAQNSLLPLLSSAVEPPDQKPILPLPITQKPQPAPETLKDAIVGIKKEKPKTSFVCTYCSKAFRDSYHLRRHESCHTGIKLVSRPKKTPTTMVPLISTIAGDNSRSSLVSTIAGILSTVTTSSSATNPSSSAGATAMAVTQTVKKPSKPVKKNHACEMCGKAFRDVYHLNRHKLSHSDEKPFECPICNQRFKRKDRMTYHVRSHEGGITKPYTCGVCGKGFSRPDHLSCHVKHVHSTERPFKCQTCTAAFATKDRLRTHMVRHEGKVSCNICGKLLSAAYITSHLKTHGQSQSINCNTCKQGINKTCMSEETSNQKQQQQQQQQQQQQQQQQQQQQQQQQQQQQQQQQQQQQHVTSWPGKQVETLRLWEEAVKARKKECQFTFEKAIEYVPFEAANLCQTSTAATTPVTLTTPFNITSSVASGTITNPVTVAAAMSMRSPVNVSSAVNISSPMNLGHPVTITSPLSMTSPLTLTTPVNLPTPVTAPVNIAHPVTITSPMNLPTPMTLAGPLNIAMRPVESMPFLPQALPTSPPW; encoded by the exons ATGAGTTACCCTGTTCGAAACCAAACTTACGTAACCTCCTCTGGTCGGCGCTTCGCCGGCCTTCGGTCtaacatttgctttcctgtaGTGTGTAAATGTTCTCACCGGGTCAGAGGGAGCGGCCCTCCCTGGAACTTAAGTGTGACTGTTTGGTTTCAGGCACACGAAGCCTCCCATCACCAACAGCAGGCAGCGCAGAACAGCTTGTTGCCtctcctgagctctgctgtaGAGCCACCCGATCAGAAGCCGATTCTGCCCTTACCGATAACGCAGAAACCTCAGCCCGCACCAGAAACATTAAAGGATGCTATTGTTGggattaaaaaggaaaaacctaAAACCTCCTTTGTGTGCACTTACTGCAGCAAGGCTTTCAGGGACAGCTACCATTTGAGGCGCCACGAGTCCTGCCACACGGGGATAAAATTGGTGTCACGGCCAAAGAAAACTCCCACCACAATGGTGCCCCTTATCTCCACCATCGCCGGTGACAACAGCCGAAGCTCCTTGGTGTCCACCATCGCGGGCATCCTGTCCACGGTCACTACGTCTTCCTCCGCCACCAACCCCAGCAGCAGCGCCGGTGCCACGGCCATGGCAGTGACGCAGACGGTGAAGAAGCCCAGCAAACCCGTCAAGAAGAACCACGCCTGCGAGATGTGCGGGAAGGCCTTCAGGGACGTGTACCACCTCAACCGGCACAAGCTGTCCCACTCGGATGAAAAACCCTTCGAATGTCCGATTTGCAATCAGCGCTTCAAGAGAAAGGATCGCATGACCTACCACGTGAGGTCTCACGAGGGTGGCATCACGAAACCGTACACCTGTGGTGTTTGTGGAAAAGGCTTCTCGAG GCCTGATCATTTAAGCTGTCACGTTAAACATGTTCACTCAACAGAGAGACCCTTCAAATGCCAA ACGTGCACTGCTGCCTTTGCCACCAAAGACAGACTGCGGACACACATGGTGCGCCATGAAGGAAAGGTATCGTGTAATATCTGTGGTAAACTTCTGAGTGCAGCATATATCACCAGCCACTTAAAGACACACGGGCAGAGCCAAAGTATCAACTGTAATACCTGTAAACAAGGCATCAATAAAA CATGCATGAGTGAAGAGACCAGCaatcagaagcagcagcagcagcagcaacagcagcagcagcagcaacaacaacaacaacaacagcaacagcagcagcagcaacagcaacaacagcagcagcaacagcagcagcagcagcatgtaaCAAGTTGGCCTGGAAAGCAGGTAGAGACCTTGAGATTGTGGGAAGAGGCCGtcaaagcaaggaagaaag AATGTCAGTTCACCTTTGAGAAGGCTATAGAGTACGTACCATTCG AAGCTGCTAACTTGTGCCAAACCTCCACTGCTGCTACTACGCCTGTGACTCTTACTACTCCATTCAATATAACGTCCTCTGTGGCTTCTGGGACTATCACAAACCCAGTCACAGTGGCAGCTGCAATGAGCATGAGAAGTCCAGTAAATGTATCAAGTGCAGTTAATATATCCAGTCCGATGAACCTAGGGCATCCTGTAACTATAACAAGTCCATTATCCATGACATCTCCATTAACGCTCACCACACCAGTCAATCTTCCCACCCCAGTAACCGCTCCAGTGAATATAGCGCACCCAGTCACTATCACGTCTCCCATGAACCTCCCCACACCGATGACGTTAGCTGGTCCCTTAAATATAGCGATGAGACCAGTAGAGAGCATGCCTTTCCTGCCCCAGGCCTTGCCCACGTCTCCTCCCTGGTAA
- the VEZF1 gene encoding vascular endothelial zinc finger 1 isoform X4: MSYPVRNQTYVTSSGRRFAGLRSNICFPVVCKCSHRVRGSGPPWNLSVTVWFQAHEASHHQQQAAQNSLLPLLSSAVEPPDQKPILPLPITQKPQPAPETLKDAIVGIKKEKPKTSFVCTYCSKAFRDSYHLRRHESCHTGIKLVSRPKKTPTTMVPLISTIAGDNSRSSLVSTIAGILSTVTTSSSATNPSSSAGATAMAVTQTVKKPSKPVKKNHACEMCGKAFRDVYHLNRHKLSHSDEKPFECPICNQRFKRKDRMTYHVRSHEGGITKPYTCGVCGKGFSRPDHLSCHVKHVHSTERPFKCQTCTAAFATKDRLRTHMVRHEGKHA; the protein is encoded by the exons ATGAGTTACCCTGTTCGAAACCAAACTTACGTAACCTCCTCTGGTCGGCGCTTCGCCGGCCTTCGGTCtaacatttgctttcctgtaGTGTGTAAATGTTCTCACCGGGTCAGAGGGAGCGGCCCTCCCTGGAACTTAAGTGTGACTGTTTGGTTTCAGGCACACGAAGCCTCCCATCACCAACAGCAGGCAGCGCAGAACAGCTTGTTGCCtctcctgagctctgctgtaGAGCCACCCGATCAGAAGCCGATTCTGCCCTTACCGATAACGCAGAAACCTCAGCCCGCACCAGAAACATTAAAGGATGCTATTGTTGggattaaaaaggaaaaacctaAAACCTCCTTTGTGTGCACTTACTGCAGCAAGGCTTTCAGGGACAGCTACCATTTGAGGCGCCACGAGTCCTGCCACACGGGGATAAAATTGGTGTCACGGCCAAAGAAAACTCCCACCACAATGGTGCCCCTTATCTCCACCATCGCCGGTGACAACAGCCGAAGCTCCTTGGTGTCCACCATCGCGGGCATCCTGTCCACGGTCACTACGTCTTCCTCCGCCACCAACCCCAGCAGCAGCGCCGGTGCCACGGCCATGGCAGTGACGCAGACGGTGAAGAAGCCCAGCAAACCCGTCAAGAAGAACCACGCCTGCGAGATGTGCGGGAAGGCCTTCAGGGACGTGTACCACCTCAACCGGCACAAGCTGTCCCACTCGGATGAAAAACCCTTCGAATGTCCGATTTGCAATCAGCGCTTCAAGAGAAAGGATCGCATGACCTACCACGTGAGGTCTCACGAGGGTGGCATCACGAAACCGTACACCTGTGGTGTTTGTGGAAAAGGCTTCTCGAG GCCTGATCATTTAAGCTGTCACGTTAAACATGTTCACTCAACAGAGAGACCCTTCAAATGCCAA ACGTGCACTGCTGCCTTTGCCACCAAAGACAGACTGCGGACACACATGGTGCGCCATGAAGGAAAG CATGCATGA
- the VEZF1 gene encoding vascular endothelial zinc finger 1 isoform X3: protein MSYPVRNQTYVTSSGRRFAGLRSNICFPVVCKCSHRVRGSGPPWNLSVTVWFQAHEASHHQQQAAQNSLLPLLSSAVEPPDQKPILPLPITQKPQPAPETLKDAIVGIKKEKPKTSFVCTYCSKAFRDSYHLRRHESCHTGIKLVSRPKKTPTTMVPLISTIAGDNSRSSLVSTIAGILSTVTTSSSATNPSSSAGATAMAVTQTVKKPSKPVKKNHACEMCGKAFRDVYHLNRHKLSHSDEKPFECPICNQRFKRKDRMTYHVRSHEGGITKPYTCGVCGKGFSRPDHLSCHVKHVHSTERPFKCQTCTAAFATKDRLRTHMVRHEGKVSCNICGKLLSAAYITSHLKTHGQSQSINCNTCKQGINKTCMSEETSNQKQQQQQQQQQQQQQQQQQQQQQQQQQQQQQQQQQQQQHVTSWPGKQVETLRLWEEAVKARKKECQFTFEKAIEYVPFGMYTLSSIYNVPLGRIF, encoded by the exons ATGAGTTACCCTGTTCGAAACCAAACTTACGTAACCTCCTCTGGTCGGCGCTTCGCCGGCCTTCGGTCtaacatttgctttcctgtaGTGTGTAAATGTTCTCACCGGGTCAGAGGGAGCGGCCCTCCCTGGAACTTAAGTGTGACTGTTTGGTTTCAGGCACACGAAGCCTCCCATCACCAACAGCAGGCAGCGCAGAACAGCTTGTTGCCtctcctgagctctgctgtaGAGCCACCCGATCAGAAGCCGATTCTGCCCTTACCGATAACGCAGAAACCTCAGCCCGCACCAGAAACATTAAAGGATGCTATTGTTGggattaaaaaggaaaaacctaAAACCTCCTTTGTGTGCACTTACTGCAGCAAGGCTTTCAGGGACAGCTACCATTTGAGGCGCCACGAGTCCTGCCACACGGGGATAAAATTGGTGTCACGGCCAAAGAAAACTCCCACCACAATGGTGCCCCTTATCTCCACCATCGCCGGTGACAACAGCCGAAGCTCCTTGGTGTCCACCATCGCGGGCATCCTGTCCACGGTCACTACGTCTTCCTCCGCCACCAACCCCAGCAGCAGCGCCGGTGCCACGGCCATGGCAGTGACGCAGACGGTGAAGAAGCCCAGCAAACCCGTCAAGAAGAACCACGCCTGCGAGATGTGCGGGAAGGCCTTCAGGGACGTGTACCACCTCAACCGGCACAAGCTGTCCCACTCGGATGAAAAACCCTTCGAATGTCCGATTTGCAATCAGCGCTTCAAGAGAAAGGATCGCATGACCTACCACGTGAGGTCTCACGAGGGTGGCATCACGAAACCGTACACCTGTGGTGTTTGTGGAAAAGGCTTCTCGAG GCCTGATCATTTAAGCTGTCACGTTAAACATGTTCACTCAACAGAGAGACCCTTCAAATGCCAA ACGTGCACTGCTGCCTTTGCCACCAAAGACAGACTGCGGACACACATGGTGCGCCATGAAGGAAAGGTATCGTGTAATATCTGTGGTAAACTTCTGAGTGCAGCATATATCACCAGCCACTTAAAGACACACGGGCAGAGCCAAAGTATCAACTGTAATACCTGTAAACAAGGCATCAATAAAA CATGCATGAGTGAAGAGACCAGCaatcagaagcagcagcagcagcagcaacagcagcagcagcagcaacaacaacaacaacaacagcaacagcagcagcagcaacagcaacaacagcagcagcaacagcagcagcagcagcatgtaaCAAGTTGGCCTGGAAAGCAGGTAGAGACCTTGAGATTGTGGGAAGAGGCCGtcaaagcaaggaagaaag AATGTCAGTTCACCTTTGAGAAGGCTATAGAGTACGTACCATTCGGTATGTACACTCTCTCCTCTATTTATAATGTTCCTCTCGGGAGGATTTTTTGA
- the VEZF1 gene encoding vascular endothelial zinc finger 1 isoform X2 → MSYPVRNQTYVTSSGRRFAGLRSNICFPVVCKCSHRVRGSGPPWNLSVTVWFQAHEASHHQQQAAQNSLLPLLSSAVEPPDQKPILPLPITQKPQPAPETLKDAIVGIKKEKPKTSFVCTYCSKAFRDSYHLRRHESCHTGIKLVSRPKKTPTTMVPLISTIAGDNSRSSLVSTIAGILSTVTTSSSATNPSSSAGATAMAVTQTVKKPSKPVKKNHACEMCGKAFRDVYHLNRHKLSHSDEKPFECPICNQRFKRKDRMTYHVRSHEGGITKPYTCGVCGKGFSRPDHLSCHVKHVHSTERPFKCQTCTAAFATKDRLRTHMVRHEGKVSCNICGKLLSAAYITSHLKTHGQSQSINCNTCKQGINKTCMSEETSNQKQQQQQQQQQQQQQQQQQQQQQQQQQQQQQQQQQQQQHVTSWPGKQVETLRLWEEAVKARKKEAANLCQTSTAATTPVTLTTPFNITSSVASGTITNPVTVAAAMSMRSPVNVSSAVNISSPMNLGHPVTITSPLSMTSPLTLTTPVNLPTPVTAPVNIAHPVTITSPMNLPTPMTLAGPLNIAMRPVESMPFLPQALPTSPPW, encoded by the exons ATGAGTTACCCTGTTCGAAACCAAACTTACGTAACCTCCTCTGGTCGGCGCTTCGCCGGCCTTCGGTCtaacatttgctttcctgtaGTGTGTAAATGTTCTCACCGGGTCAGAGGGAGCGGCCCTCCCTGGAACTTAAGTGTGACTGTTTGGTTTCAGGCACACGAAGCCTCCCATCACCAACAGCAGGCAGCGCAGAACAGCTTGTTGCCtctcctgagctctgctgtaGAGCCACCCGATCAGAAGCCGATTCTGCCCTTACCGATAACGCAGAAACCTCAGCCCGCACCAGAAACATTAAAGGATGCTATTGTTGggattaaaaaggaaaaacctaAAACCTCCTTTGTGTGCACTTACTGCAGCAAGGCTTTCAGGGACAGCTACCATTTGAGGCGCCACGAGTCCTGCCACACGGGGATAAAATTGGTGTCACGGCCAAAGAAAACTCCCACCACAATGGTGCCCCTTATCTCCACCATCGCCGGTGACAACAGCCGAAGCTCCTTGGTGTCCACCATCGCGGGCATCCTGTCCACGGTCACTACGTCTTCCTCCGCCACCAACCCCAGCAGCAGCGCCGGTGCCACGGCCATGGCAGTGACGCAGACGGTGAAGAAGCCCAGCAAACCCGTCAAGAAGAACCACGCCTGCGAGATGTGCGGGAAGGCCTTCAGGGACGTGTACCACCTCAACCGGCACAAGCTGTCCCACTCGGATGAAAAACCCTTCGAATGTCCGATTTGCAATCAGCGCTTCAAGAGAAAGGATCGCATGACCTACCACGTGAGGTCTCACGAGGGTGGCATCACGAAACCGTACACCTGTGGTGTTTGTGGAAAAGGCTTCTCGAG GCCTGATCATTTAAGCTGTCACGTTAAACATGTTCACTCAACAGAGAGACCCTTCAAATGCCAA ACGTGCACTGCTGCCTTTGCCACCAAAGACAGACTGCGGACACACATGGTGCGCCATGAAGGAAAGGTATCGTGTAATATCTGTGGTAAACTTCTGAGTGCAGCATATATCACCAGCCACTTAAAGACACACGGGCAGAGCCAAAGTATCAACTGTAATACCTGTAAACAAGGCATCAATAAAA CATGCATGAGTGAAGAGACCAGCaatcagaagcagcagcagcagcagcaacagcagcagcagcagcaacaacaacaacaacaacagcaacagcagcagcagcaacagcaacaacagcagcagcaacagcagcagcagcagcatgtaaCAAGTTGGCCTGGAAAGCAGGTAGAGACCTTGAGATTGTGGGAAGAGGCCGtcaaagcaaggaagaaag AAGCTGCTAACTTGTGCCAAACCTCCACTGCTGCTACTACGCCTGTGACTCTTACTACTCCATTCAATATAACGTCCTCTGTGGCTTCTGGGACTATCACAAACCCAGTCACAGTGGCAGCTGCAATGAGCATGAGAAGTCCAGTAAATGTATCAAGTGCAGTTAATATATCCAGTCCGATGAACCTAGGGCATCCTGTAACTATAACAAGTCCATTATCCATGACATCTCCATTAACGCTCACCACACCAGTCAATCTTCCCACCCCAGTAACCGCTCCAGTGAATATAGCGCACCCAGTCACTATCACGTCTCCCATGAACCTCCCCACACCGATGACGTTAGCTGGTCCCTTAAATATAGCGATGAGACCAGTAGAGAGCATGCCTTTCCTGCCCCAGGCCTTGCCCACGTCTCCTCCCTGGTAA